DNA from Microvirga ossetica:
CGTTTCACACAATCGAGATCACCGGCACGAGGCCGGCGATGACGTCGAGAGAGTTACGACGGGCAGCGCTTAGACTTTCCGACCCCCACCCTCAATCCCTCCCCGCAAGGGGGAGGGAAGGCGGCATGCCACTCTCCTCCGCCGTTCCCGCCTCACGCCGCCCGGCGTGCGAGGTAGCGGCCGTCCTGGGTCATGCCGATGCGCCCGTAGCGGACGAGGGTGGTGAGCGCCTGCGCGATCCGCGGCTCGATGCGCTTGCCGCCGCGCCTGAACCCGCGTGCCAGCGCCGACGCATCCATCGGACGGCCGGCGGCGAGGAGGGCGTGCTCGACGGCGAGCGGGTCCTCGTGCCGGTCCTTCGGGAAATCCGGAAGGGAGCGGTCGATAGCGACGACGTTTTCGCCAAGATCGAGCTCGCCGGTCCTCGCCGTTGCGGCGCCCTTGGCGAAGCGCGGGATCTGGTAGTCGGGCCTCAGCCATCGCACGAGGCCCGCAGCTTCCTCCTTCGCCCGCTCGGCGTTGAGCGCCACCAAGCGCTCGAGGATTTCTTCGTCGGTGAGGGTGTCAGGCCAGCCATAGGCCCGGAACACGAGCGCATCGAGGCGCTCGTGCAACTCCTTCAGGATGAGGATCAGGCCTTCGTCCTTGATCCGCTCCTCGTCGGAGGTGAGGGCAACTGCTTCACCCCGTGTCATCCCCGGCGAGCCGGAGGCGAGGGAAGGGGATTGACGATCATGCTCAACGCTATGGATTCCCTTCCCCTCCGCTGCGCTCCGGCCGGGAATGACACTGGAGGCTCGTTGTGCCGCCGCCATCGCCTTCAGCTTCTCCAGCACGTTGTACATCTGCGTCAGCGTGAGTTTCGGGTGCTCGGCCTGACGGGCTTTGCGGAACGCATCGAGTTCCTCCGCGACGGCGCGGATTTCGGACTTGAGGGATTCGGGCGGATCGGGGAACGGGAAGGGGTCGAAAACTTTAGACTTCACGTAGACCGAGTCATTGCCAACACCGAGCCAACCTCCGGCACGTAGAGACCAAACAACGTGAATCCTCGATTGTAGAGTGCCCAGAAGCCAGGCATCATCCGCAGCTATGATCACACTCTTGTCGTCGCAAACTATTGCGGGGTCTAAGAACTGGAAGACGCGATGGCGGGCCGTATCTACAGTGGCGATATACCTTCGTAAACCAGAGAGCGCAGGGCGCAGTTCCTGCCGAGGTTTCCCAAAGAGCCACCATAATCTTGCATAGGCCTCAGAATCTTTTGTCCGAGATCTCTGAGCGACCTTATCTCGTTCAGCTTTCACAGTAGCTAGCAAGTGCTGGTACACCTCCGGAAAACGTTGTCGCACTTCACAAGCGTCCAGGCCGTAAAGATCGATAACCCTAAGATCGCGTGATAAGGCAGCAAGATCACGGCCATTCCGATATGGCCGAATGTATTGATCAAGGTCTTCTCGAATTTGTAACCCAAGCTGCTGAGCTTCCTGCGAGGTAACAATAAAGCCGCGTCCATGAAGCTTCACACCATCGTGGCATATACCTACGCTCGCAGTTAGTGAACGACTTGCCGTTATATCAGCTCCAATGCTTAAATCCGTGTTGATGCGCCCCGCGCGCTCCACAAGTTCAACGGATGGCTCATCCGTATCGAGCCCACTCTGGCGCACGACTTCGCACAACATACCATCCCGCTCACCCTTCGCCGCCACGGTCATCGCGATCCGCACCGCAGCTGAATCTGCTGCTGATTTCGTCCAAGGATGATCCGGAATCGCCATCACAAGTGAGATCGGCGTCTTCGCCTCCATGCGCTTCTTCATCACGCGGCGTGAGAATTCCAGTGTGATCGAGTTGGTGGTGACGAAGCCGAAGCGGCGCAGGGGCGAGCCTTTCGCGGTCAAGAACTCCGCCGCGCGATCCCACCAGTACATGACGAAATCGGCACTGTCGTTCATATGCTTGTGCGCGGCCCAAAGCGCTTCCGTGTAGGCATCGCCGAGGCGGGCTCGCAGGTCCTTGCCGCCGATGAACGGTGGATTGCCCACGAGGAACTCCGCTTCGGGCCATTCCGGCCGCCGCGCGTTCGGATAGGCCTCGATGCGCCTGCCATCCTTCTCCATCACCTGCGGCATGGGATAGCCGTCCCAGGTGAGCACGGCGTCATAACCCTGGCGCCGCCCGAGATTGATGTTCTCGAAGGCGCGCAGGATCGGCTCGGAGGGGTGGCCGGTGCGGTTGCGGTAGTGCTGCTGCAGATAGCCGATCCACACCACCAGTTCGGCAATCGCTGCAGCGCGTGGATTGAGCTCTAATCCGAGGAACTGGTGCGGGTCGACGGTCTCGCGGTCGAGACCCATGCTCTCCGGTTCACCGAGCTGCGCCAGCGCTTCCAGCACCTCGCCTTCGAGCTTCTTCATCAGCTCCAGCGAGACGTACAAGAAATTGCCGGTGCCGCAGGCAGGGTCGAGCACGCGTGTGGCGCAGAGCTGGCGATGGAAAGCACGGATGGTGGCGATGGCCGCCCTCTCGTCGCCGGTCTCTTTCGCATGCTCGGCCTTGCGCAGGGCGTACTGCCAATCCTCGCGCAGGGGCTCCATGACGGTCGCTTCGACGAGGCGCTGCACATAGGCGCGGAGCGTATAATGCGCGCCGAGCTTCCTGCGTTCGGTCCTGTCGAGGGCCTGTTCGAGCAGGGTGCCGAAGATCGCGGGATCGACCTCGGTCCAGGAATAGCCCGCGGCCGCCAGAAGCTCGCCGATCTCCTCGCGGCCCAGCGGGAAGGCGCGGGCCCGCTTGAACAGGCTGCCGTTGAAGTGGCGCAGATGTGTCTTGAACAGGGAGTAGAAACGCCGCTCGTGCTGCGGTTCGTCCATCTTCAACCAGAGTTCCTCGATCAGCGGCGCGAACGCATCGGGATGATCGATGCACTCCTTCAGAAGCTGCGTGAACGCGCCTTTCGGCAGAAGCTCCGCATCCTCCGCGAACATGGTGAAGATGCAGCGCATGAGAAAATGCGCCACATCCTCCGCGGTGCATCCGCGCTCCTCCAGCCCCTTGCTCACCTGCGCAAGGCGCTTGGCGATGTCGCGGGTGACGCGGGCGGCTTCCTTCGACGGGTCGAGGGAATGCGGCTCCTGCCAGATGCGCTTCAGATGCGCGCGAACGTCGTCCTTGCGGAGATCGTCCATGTAGATCCGAAACCGGTTGCGGTCGGAGAAATGGCCATAGGCGCGCCCGGTTCCGGTGAAGTCGGCGTAAAGCTCCAGGCAGTGGCCGACGTCGCAGACAATGATGAAGGGCGGCGCCGGATGATCCGCATCGAGCAGGAAGACGTAAGACTCCGCTTGCTGGCGCGCATTCTTCATCAGCACGTCCCAGCCCTTCGCGATGCTGCGTTGGCCGAGATTGGCGGGCTCGTCAGTGACAGGTGCGAGTTTGCCTCGCTCAACCTTTCGTCCGTCAGGCAGGCGCGACTGCTTGGCCTCGAGAATGAAGGCACTTTTCTTGTAGAGATCGATGAATTTTGATCCGTTCGTTGTGGCGCTTTCGCGAAGGCTTACGGCACGCTCGAAAGCATAATCATTCAGCTCGCGCTG
Protein-coding regions in this window:
- a CDS encoding class I SAM-dependent DNA methyltransferase — translated: MPSPPSFPNSDAVEAFINRWTAREGGAERANFPLFLLELCDIIGVPRPAPSGHQRELNDYAFERAVSLRESATTNGSKFIDLYKKSAFILEAKQSRLPDGRKVERGKLAPVTDEPANLGQRSIAKGWDVLMKNARQQAESYVFLLDADHPAPPFIIVCDVGHCLELYADFTGTGRAYGHFSDRNRFRIYMDDLRKDDVRAHLKRIWQEPHSLDPSKEAARVTRDIAKRLAQVSKGLEERGCTAEDVAHFLMRCIFTMFAEDAELLPKGAFTQLLKECIDHPDAFAPLIEELWLKMDEPQHERRFYSLFKTHLRHFNGSLFKRARAFPLGREEIGELLAAAGYSWTEVDPAIFGTLLEQALDRTERRKLGAHYTLRAYVQRLVEATVMEPLREDWQYALRKAEHAKETGDERAAIATIRAFHRQLCATRVLDPACGTGNFLYVSLELMKKLEGEVLEALAQLGEPESMGLDRETVDPHQFLGLELNPRAAAIAELVVWIGYLQQHYRNRTGHPSEPILRAFENINLGRRQGYDAVLTWDGYPMPQVMEKDGRRIEAYPNARRPEWPEAEFLVGNPPFIGGKDLRARLGDAYTEALWAAHKHMNDSADFVMYWWDRAAEFLTAKGSPLRRFGFVTTNSITLEFSRRVMKKRMEAKTPISLVMAIPDHPWTKSAADSAAVRIAMTVAAKGERDGMLCEVVRQSGLDTDEPSVELVERAGRINTDLSIGADITASRSLTASVGICHDGVKLHGRGFIVTSQEAQQLGLQIREDLDQYIRPYRNGRDLAALSRDLRVIDLYGLDACEVRQRFPEVYQHLLATVKAERDKVAQRSRTKDSEAYARLWWLFGKPRQELRPALSGLRRYIATVDTARHRVFQFLDPAIVCDDKSVIIAADDAWLLGTLQSRIHVVWSLRAGGWLGVGNDSVYVKSKVFDPFPFPDPPESLKSEIRAVAEELDAFRKARQAEHPKLTLTQMYNVLEKLKAMAAAQRASSVIPGRSAAEGKGIHSVEHDRQSPSLASGSPGMTRGEAVALTSDEERIKDEGLILILKELHERLDALVFRAYGWPDTLTDEEILERLVALNAERAKEEAAGLVRWLRPDYQIPRFAKGAATARTGELDLGENVVAIDRSLPDFPKDRHEDPLAVEHALLAAGRPMDASALARGFRRGGKRIEPRIAQALTTLVRYGRIGMTQDGRYLARRAA